A genomic segment from Pseudomonas sessilinigenes encodes:
- a CDS encoding 3-hydroxyacyl-CoA dehydrogenase, producing the protein MQVQGRVFLVTGGASGLGAATAEHLISAGAKVVIADMNSETGERLVSRLGDSCAFAKVNVTSADQVQDAIQLAVERFGGLHGAINCAGIGNPEKVLGRQGPHRLESFAKVIEVNLIGTFNVIRLAALQMSLNAGNEQGERGVLINTASIAAFDGQIGQAAYAASKGGVVGLTLPVARELASSGIRVCTIAPGLFATPILEMLPEEARKALGDQVPFPSRLGYPEEFAQLARHIIENPMLNGETIRLDGALRMPPR; encoded by the coding sequence ATGCAAGTACAAGGTAGGGTTTTTCTCGTCACCGGCGGAGCTTCTGGCCTTGGTGCCGCAACGGCAGAGCATCTGATCAGTGCAGGTGCCAAGGTCGTGATAGCGGATATGAACAGCGAGACGGGTGAGAGGCTGGTCAGCCGTCTCGGTGACAGTTGTGCCTTTGCCAAGGTCAATGTCACCTCGGCAGATCAGGTCCAGGATGCAATCCAGTTGGCCGTTGAACGATTCGGCGGTTTACATGGGGCGATCAACTGCGCCGGGATTGGTAATCCGGAAAAAGTCCTGGGCAGGCAGGGCCCACATCGTCTGGAAAGCTTTGCAAAGGTAATCGAAGTCAACCTGATCGGCACTTTCAACGTTATCCGACTCGCCGCACTCCAGATGAGCCTCAATGCTGGCAATGAGCAGGGCGAACGAGGTGTCTTGATCAACACGGCTTCGATCGCAGCATTCGATGGTCAGATTGGCCAGGCTGCCTATGCCGCTTCCAAAGGTGGTGTCGTCGGCCTGACCCTGCCAGTTGCTCGCGAATTGGCAAGTAGTGGCATTCGAGTCTGCACCATAGCCCCGGGGCTGTTTGCCACTCCAATCCTCGAAATGCTGCCTGAGGAAGCCAGAAAAGCCCTGGGAGACCAGGTCCCTTTTCCTTCTCGGCTAGGCTACCCCGAGGAGTTCGCTCAACTGGCCCGGCACATCATCGAGAATCCGATGCTCAACGGAGAAACTATCCGCTTGGATGGTGCCCTTCGGATGCCGCCGCGTTGA
- a CDS encoding NAD(P)H-dependent flavin oxidoreductase, protein MRTRITELLGIEFPIVQGGMQWVGRAEMAAAVSNAGGLGMLTGLTQPTPEDLRREIQRTRDITTKPFGVNLTILPSVNPPPYAEYVEAIIDSGVKVVETAGNSPKEFIARFKAHDVKILHKCTSLRHALSAQRNGVDVVSIDGFECAGHPGEDDVGGLVLIPLAASALEIPVIASGGIADGRGLAAALVLGAEGVNMGTRFCATVEAPIHQAVKEALLGASERETNLIFRTLHNTGRVLKTPVSNEVVSLERREGGCEFKDIQHLVSGQKGRLALETGDLNAGLVWAGQVVGLINDIPTCAELLKRIITECRGQLALANRFFTN, encoded by the coding sequence ATGAGAACCCGGATTACCGAGCTTCTGGGAATCGAATTCCCTATCGTACAAGGCGGCATGCAGTGGGTGGGACGTGCAGAAATGGCCGCGGCCGTCTCTAATGCTGGAGGCCTGGGCATGCTGACCGGCCTGACTCAACCAACACCTGAGGATCTGCGCAGAGAAATCCAGCGGACCCGGGATATCACCACAAAACCCTTTGGCGTGAACCTGACCATCTTGCCTTCGGTGAACCCACCACCTTACGCCGAATATGTCGAGGCAATCATCGACAGCGGGGTAAAGGTCGTGGAGACCGCGGGTAACAGTCCTAAGGAGTTCATTGCTCGCTTCAAGGCGCATGACGTGAAGATTCTGCATAAGTGCACTTCGCTACGCCATGCCTTGTCTGCGCAGCGCAATGGGGTGGACGTAGTATCCATTGACGGCTTCGAGTGTGCCGGTCATCCCGGTGAGGACGACGTGGGTGGCCTGGTGCTGATTCCTCTGGCCGCTAGTGCTCTGGAAATCCCGGTGATCGCATCCGGTGGAATTGCTGATGGCCGCGGCCTTGCCGCAGCACTGGTGCTGGGGGCCGAGGGCGTGAATATGGGTACGCGCTTCTGCGCGACCGTCGAGGCACCGATTCATCAGGCCGTCAAAGAGGCTTTGCTGGGCGCCAGCGAGCGTGAAACCAACCTGATTTTTCGCACCTTGCATAACACCGGTCGCGTCCTGAAAACACCGGTATCGAACGAGGTGGTCAGCCTTGAACGCCGCGAAGGTGGTTGCGAATTCAAGGACATCCAACATCTGGTGTCCGGCCAGAAGGGGCGCCTGGCCCTGGAGACTGGGGACTTGAATGCCGGGTTGGTATGGGCCGGACAGGTCGTCGGCTTGATTAACGACATCCCCACTTGCGCGGAGTTACTCAAGCGCATCATTACAGAGTGCCGTGGGCAGCTTGCCCTGGCCAATCGCTTCTTTACCAACTGA
- a CDS encoding LuxR C-terminal-related transcriptional regulator: MNIPARPLCAQSFPQLVMSKLQPPQQPVQQELRLALLGRLANRTPRKLVLVHAPAGFGKTTLLLQYLAVCHREQRRTLWLSLDAADNDLERFVRHLQVGWNARAQRPVDATGLLEQLALYNHPFSILLDEFEVIQAPDVLALLQQLLEYLPPHGEVLISSRQVPQLRLATLRAHGQLLEITRTQLCLSLEETTRLLHARLPRQLAPPQIALLHSRTEGWVAAIQLLTLSLPKHDDPAHLLEHFSGRHCELADFLTEDILRRLSPAQQEFLIASSVFEQFSAPACDWLMQRQDSQEMLDWLLRNNLFLLPLDGQGSFYRYHSLFASYLRNQLRHQSAARYGQLQHRAAQWFVQQGKPACAIDHLLLADSPEAAMQLLEQHAPALLEQGRVRRLLRWFDQLPAELLARHPRLRLSCAWALILNRRHAEASAHIAAIKQQSPSDAVHAQTVECLMLAMSDRISACFQASRELLAQLPSGYSLQRGLLATVQAHHMIAANRYDEARQLLAQTCGQQTMLHTTFIRTISDYNEGWIDLLQGRLVQAQVRLQTSYRSSWREGQKGVPGGRAMIGAPLAEVLYEMNQLDQARRLIGECLPYARQNGHVDALILSYVLLSRLAATEADRETALRHLIELENIGLDLDLPRVRASARLEQARLYWLHGDLFLSERIVREVESMPFWLSLTGYSLPAQDIETPQMMRWRLAIANGRAATVEEDIRRACIQARQEMRLRRGLKLELLLATGLNSQGKQQAALQQVTQALQLAGNEGFLRSFLDEGETLQPLLRIWRARHLHLSLPEGVSSDFVERLFGQFVEESPAKQPSRKQPTSTTAVIEPLSKRELQVLHYIAEGLRNRQIADKIYLSETTVKAHLRRIHSKLDAHSRTEAVAIARRHGWI, translated from the coding sequence ATGAATATCCCTGCCCGCCCACTCTGCGCGCAATCCTTCCCGCAACTTGTAATGTCCAAGCTACAGCCTCCCCAGCAGCCGGTTCAACAAGAACTCCGTCTTGCCTTGTTGGGTCGATTGGCTAACCGTACCCCTCGCAAGCTGGTACTGGTGCATGCCCCTGCCGGTTTCGGCAAGACAACCTTGCTCCTGCAATATCTGGCGGTTTGTCATCGGGAACAGCGACGCACGCTCTGGTTGAGTCTCGATGCCGCAGACAACGACCTCGAGCGCTTCGTGCGCCATCTGCAAGTAGGTTGGAATGCCCGGGCACAGAGGCCTGTAGATGCTACCGGACTGCTCGAACAACTGGCTTTGTACAACCATCCGTTTTCCATTCTGCTCGATGAGTTCGAGGTGATTCAGGCCCCGGATGTTCTCGCCCTGCTGCAACAGTTGCTCGAGTATCTACCGCCCCACGGCGAAGTACTGATCAGCTCACGACAGGTGCCGCAACTACGCTTGGCGACTCTGCGGGCCCACGGTCAGTTGCTGGAAATCACCCGAACACAACTGTGCCTCAGTCTTGAGGAAACTACCCGCCTGCTGCACGCCCGTTTGCCGCGGCAATTAGCTCCCCCGCAGATTGCTCTGTTGCACTCCCGGACCGAGGGTTGGGTAGCGGCCATTCAACTGCTGACTCTATCTTTGCCCAAACATGATGATCCAGCCCATCTGCTGGAGCACTTTTCAGGGCGCCATTGTGAGCTGGCGGACTTTCTTACCGAAGATATCTTGCGACGCCTGTCACCGGCGCAGCAGGAGTTTCTCATCGCCAGCAGTGTGTTCGAACAGTTCAGTGCGCCGGCTTGCGACTGGCTGATGCAGCGCCAGGACAGTCAAGAGATGTTGGATTGGTTGTTGCGCAACAACCTGTTCCTGCTGCCCCTCGATGGCCAAGGTAGTTTTTATCGCTATCACAGCCTGTTCGCCAGCTACCTGCGCAATCAGTTGCGGCATCAATCTGCGGCTCGTTATGGACAGTTGCAGCACCGAGCGGCGCAATGGTTCGTCCAGCAAGGCAAACCGGCTTGCGCCATCGACCACCTGCTCTTGGCCGACTCCCCTGAGGCCGCGATGCAATTGCTGGAACAGCATGCTCCGGCGCTGCTCGAACAAGGCCGAGTGCGACGTTTGCTGCGCTGGTTCGACCAGTTGCCAGCAGAACTGCTCGCCCGGCATCCACGTCTGCGCTTGTCTTGCGCCTGGGCGTTGATACTCAATCGACGCCATGCTGAGGCTAGTGCGCATATCGCGGCTATCAAGCAGCAATCACCTTCGGACGCAGTCCATGCGCAGACAGTGGAATGCCTGATGCTGGCAATGAGTGATCGTATCTCGGCATGTTTTCAGGCTAGTCGCGAGCTGCTAGCACAGCTGCCGAGTGGATACTCATTACAACGAGGCCTCCTGGCCACAGTTCAGGCGCACCATATGATTGCCGCCAACCGCTACGATGAGGCTCGCCAATTGCTGGCTCAGACCTGCGGCCAGCAAACCATGCTGCACACTACGTTCATACGGACCATCAGCGACTATAACGAGGGGTGGATCGATTTGCTCCAAGGACGGCTGGTCCAAGCACAGGTTCGATTGCAGACCAGCTATCGCAGTTCCTGGCGTGAGGGACAGAAAGGCGTGCCAGGTGGACGCGCCATGATCGGCGCCCCCCTGGCCGAAGTGTTGTATGAGATGAATCAACTCGACCAGGCACGGCGCCTGATTGGCGAATGCCTCCCCTACGCACGTCAAAACGGTCACGTCGATGCCCTGATCCTTTCCTATGTACTACTCTCGCGCCTGGCGGCCACCGAAGCGGACCGGGAAACTGCTTTACGCCATCTCATAGAGCTTGAAAATATTGGCCTCGATCTTGATCTTCCTCGGGTTCGCGCTAGTGCGCGCCTGGAGCAAGCCAGGCTGTATTGGCTGCATGGCGACCTGTTTCTCAGTGAACGAATCGTCCGTGAAGTCGAGAGCATGCCGTTCTGGCTGTCTCTGACAGGCTACAGCTTGCCGGCCCAGGATATCGAAACACCTCAAATGATGCGTTGGCGTCTGGCAATCGCCAACGGTCGGGCAGCCACCGTGGAGGAAGACATTCGCCGAGCCTGTATTCAGGCTCGACAGGAGATGCGCTTGCGTCGCGGCTTGAAGCTGGAGTTGTTGTTGGCTACCGGCCTGAACTCCCAGGGCAAGCAACAAGCTGCACTGCAACAAGTTACCCAGGCACTGCAACTGGCCGGCAACGAAGGCTTCCTGCGCAGCTTCCTGGACGAGGGTGAAACTCTGCAACCGCTGCTGCGCATTTGGCGGGCGCGACACCTGCATCTGTCTTTACCGGAAGGGGTCAGCAGTGATTTCGTTGAACGACTGTTCGGACAATTTGTAGAGGAGTCGCCGGCTAAGCAGCCTTCGCGCAAGCAACCCACGTCAACCACTGCTGTTATCGAGCCATTGAGTAAACGAGAGCTGCAGGTGTTGCACTACATAGCCGAAGGACTGCGCAACCGGCAGATAGCCGACAAAATTTATCTTTCTGAAACCACGGTCAAAGCCCATCTGCGTCGTATTCATTCCAAACTCGATGCCCACTCAAGAACCGAGGCTGTGGCCATTGCTCGGCGACATGGTTGGATATGA
- a CDS encoding 3-hydroxyacyl-CoA dehydrogenase NAD-binding domain-containing protein: MYQGKTLRLSPLADGLIELCFDRTGESINKLDKLAVRELREALESIADDSAVHGLLITSAKDVFIVGADISEFSSLFALSAEQISADVRCSNQVFLALENLPVPTVSVINGYALGGGLELALSTDLRVQSSRAEIGLPEVKLGLIPGFGGTVRLPRVAGAATAVRWMVSGAQMPARDALAYGVVDAIADPHELRNVALNLLQQAVRGELQWREARGRKQQPVVTSEQDLQLLQRERERQQAQGGQHLPAARIVVELLQDALLLNGHQALELESRVFGQIAKTQAASSLVQAFLNEQALKKSLRQYRDGASQVSCSAVLGAGIMGGGIAYSNAIKSIDTKVKDISPSALQTCMNEARRLVDKGVAAARMNRTTAEAVLARITPSLDYQGFNDVQLVVEAVVERLDIKREVLSELESQVTQECVIATNTSSLCLHQMANTLQNPERLVGLHFFNPVPQMPLVEVVRDTHTDRASLGTAVQYVLALGKTPIVVSDCPGFLVNRVLTPYILAFLKLLSEGVEFQRIDQIMEALGWPMGPAYLNDVVGLDTAAHVFRAIGLAYPRRMQAELSRYLDLLARFGRLGQKSGAGFYLHQRDAQGRPHKIPSSDIQALLGISPVGVSRVSDQQIVRRLMLPMLLEAVYCLEEGVVASAHELDTALTLGLGFPKHMGGPLQCIDWFGATQIVEWTQAAGLELPERLRGAGVQQKFFD, from the coding sequence ATGTATCAAGGTAAGACACTCAGACTCTCTCCATTGGCGGATGGCCTGATCGAACTGTGTTTCGATCGCACAGGCGAATCCATCAATAAGCTGGACAAGCTTGCGGTACGTGAACTGCGCGAGGCACTCGAATCAATTGCCGATGACTCAGCCGTACACGGCCTTTTGATCACCAGCGCCAAGGATGTATTTATCGTCGGTGCAGATATCAGCGAGTTCTCCAGCTTGTTTGCCCTGTCAGCCGAGCAGATCAGTGCTGATGTCAGGTGTTCCAACCAGGTGTTCCTGGCGCTGGAAAACCTGCCAGTACCGACTGTTAGCGTCATCAATGGTTACGCCCTGGGAGGAGGGCTCGAGCTGGCCTTGAGCACGGATTTGCGTGTGCAATCTAGCCGTGCCGAAATTGGGCTTCCGGAAGTCAAATTGGGGCTGATTCCCGGTTTTGGCGGCACTGTACGTCTTCCGCGAGTAGCAGGAGCCGCTACTGCTGTGCGGTGGATGGTGAGCGGAGCGCAGATGCCAGCCAGGGATGCGTTGGCTTATGGTGTGGTGGATGCCATTGCCGACCCGCACGAACTACGAAATGTTGCCTTGAACCTACTCCAGCAAGCCGTGCGCGGAGAACTGCAGTGGCGCGAGGCCCGTGGACGCAAGCAGCAGCCAGTAGTTACCAGTGAGCAAGACCTCCAGCTACTCCAGCGTGAGCGTGAGCGTCAGCAGGCGCAAGGAGGTCAGCACCTGCCTGCGGCACGAATCGTTGTCGAGTTGCTTCAAGATGCATTGCTATTGAACGGGCATCAGGCACTGGAGCTCGAGTCGAGAGTTTTTGGCCAGATAGCCAAGACCCAGGCCGCCTCGAGTCTGGTACAGGCATTCCTCAATGAACAGGCGCTGAAGAAGAGCCTGCGACAGTATCGGGACGGTGCCTCTCAAGTATCGTGTAGTGCCGTATTGGGGGCCGGAATCATGGGCGGCGGCATCGCCTATAGCAATGCGATCAAGAGCATCGATACCAAGGTCAAGGACATCTCACCGAGTGCTTTACAAACATGCATGAATGAGGCCCGGCGTCTCGTCGACAAGGGCGTCGCAGCCGCGCGAATGAACAGGACAACGGCCGAGGCAGTTTTGGCGCGCATCACCCCTTCGCTGGACTACCAGGGATTCAATGACGTACAGCTGGTTGTCGAGGCCGTGGTGGAGCGCCTGGACATCAAGCGCGAAGTACTGAGTGAACTGGAATCGCAGGTAACACAGGAGTGCGTTATCGCGACCAACACGTCCTCGCTGTGTCTGCATCAGATGGCCAATACGCTTCAGAACCCGGAGCGCCTGGTGGGTTTGCACTTCTTCAATCCTGTGCCACAAATGCCATTGGTGGAGGTGGTACGTGACACGCATACCGATCGCGCAAGCTTAGGCACAGCCGTTCAGTATGTCTTGGCTCTGGGCAAGACACCTATCGTCGTCAGCGACTGCCCAGGCTTCCTGGTCAACCGCGTATTGACTCCTTACATTCTGGCGTTCCTTAAATTGCTCAGCGAGGGCGTGGAGTTCCAGCGTATTGACCAGATCATGGAAGCGCTCGGCTGGCCCATGGGACCAGCCTACCTGAACGATGTGGTCGGCCTCGATACCGCGGCCCATGTTTTTCGCGCCATCGGCTTGGCCTATCCGCGACGCATGCAAGCGGAGCTCAGCAGATACCTCGACCTATTGGCCAGGTTCGGTCGTCTGGGGCAGAAAAGTGGCGCAGGTTTCTATCTCCACCAACGTGATGCTCAAGGACGGCCCCACAAAATCCCTTCCAGTGATATTCAAGCGCTCTTAGGTATCTCCCCTGTAGGTGTTTCCCGGGTTAGCGATCAACAAATTGTCCGCCGGCTGATGCTACCGATGTTGCTGGAGGCTGTGTATTGCCTGGAGGAGGGAGTGGTGGCCAGCGCCCATGAACTCGATACCGCACTGACCCTGGGCCTTGGCTTCCCCAAGCATATGGGCGGTCCATTGCAGTGCATCGATTGGTTCGGTGCGACGCAGATCGTGGAGTGGACGCAGGCAGCAGGGCTCGAACTGCCTGAGCGGCTCCGAGGCGCTGGCGTACAACAAAAATTCTTCGACTGA
- a CDS encoding acyl-CoA dehydrogenase family protein, giving the protein MDIALSITRFTSNRRKATSNSSFLGRTFSDAIAAVDIQPIQKKMENLMSYPHRRSEHMFNDIFLPEETLAIRAEAREFAELKLRPRAHSLNTAPERRDGFPRELFELMSEAGLYEIPFASDVGGRGLKYPTLATLVAIEELAYYSPGAASALYDGQAILVGKTLDRADPALRQRYLPQLVKGGFVGAFATSEPEASTDLSVGSMHSRAERVEGGWVVNAHKRWITNSVAADLMLLLCRTGDRLTMLCVDMHASGVSVGEPDLKMGNHAQLTADVHIENVFVADDHVVGEVGGGLRAALGALMLGRMGIGAIGVGMAQAAVDFAVDYSSKRKVFGQELARFQHWQFVFAEHALGIESARNLYIKAALRYDQEGQAEVEAAMAKIAGSRLAVDVARDAIQVCGAYGFVRELKETSTYFPLESIYRDAKIGEIYEGANEVQRWVVARNLFGRELIG; this is encoded by the coding sequence ATGGACATAGCGCTGTCCATAACAAGGTTCACCTCCAATCGCCGAAAGGCTACATCTAATTCGTCGTTTCTTGGGCGAACCTTCTCGGACGCAATTGCCGCCGTTGATATTCAACCAATACAAAAAAAAATGGAGAATCTGATGAGCTATCCTCACCGCCGTTCCGAACATATGTTCAATGACATATTTCTGCCTGAAGAAACCCTTGCTATTCGTGCCGAGGCCAGGGAGTTCGCTGAGCTTAAGCTTCGTCCAAGAGCTCATTCATTAAATACAGCTCCTGAGCGCCGGGATGGGTTTCCCAGAGAGCTGTTCGAGCTGATGAGTGAAGCCGGTCTGTATGAAATTCCCTTTGCTAGCGATGTGGGGGGGCGCGGGCTGAAGTACCCGACTCTTGCGACGCTGGTCGCCATTGAGGAGTTGGCCTACTACTCACCCGGCGCCGCCTCGGCACTCTACGATGGCCAAGCGATCCTGGTGGGCAAGACGCTGGATCGAGCGGACCCGGCGTTGCGCCAACGGTACCTACCACAACTGGTCAAAGGCGGATTTGTAGGGGCCTTTGCCACAAGCGAACCGGAGGCAAGTACTGATCTGTCGGTCGGCTCCATGCATAGCCGGGCGGAGCGAGTCGAGGGTGGGTGGGTGGTGAATGCCCACAAGCGCTGGATCACCAACTCGGTTGCCGCCGATTTGATGCTACTCCTTTGTCGTACAGGGGACCGGTTGACCATGCTGTGTGTCGACATGCATGCCTCCGGAGTTTCGGTGGGTGAGCCGGACCTGAAAATGGGTAACCATGCCCAACTGACGGCCGACGTGCATATCGAAAATGTCTTTGTCGCCGATGATCATGTCGTGGGTGAGGTTGGCGGGGGCTTGCGTGCCGCCCTTGGGGCTTTGATGCTCGGGCGGATGGGGATTGGTGCCATTGGGGTCGGCATGGCTCAGGCCGCGGTGGACTTCGCTGTTGATTACAGCAGTAAGCGCAAGGTGTTTGGTCAGGAGCTGGCACGGTTTCAACACTGGCAGTTCGTGTTTGCCGAACATGCTCTGGGTATCGAGAGTGCCCGCAATCTCTATATCAAAGCGGCGCTGCGCTACGACCAGGAGGGCCAGGCGGAAGTCGAAGCAGCAATGGCCAAGATCGCCGGCAGCCGGCTTGCGGTGGATGTGGCTCGCGACGCCATCCAGGTATGCGGTGCCTATGGATTTGTTCGGGAGTTGAAAGAAACCTCCACGTATTTTCCATTGGAGTCGATTTATCGAGATGCCAAGATCGGCGAGATCTATGAAGGCGCGAATGAAGTGCAGCGCTGGGTTGTGGCTCGCAATTTGTTCGGTCGTGAACTGATCGGCTGA
- a CDS encoding OmpW/AlkL family protein gives MKKTLNAVCLSGLFCSALLLISSPASAQEGHWWLRTGPAFVDFKNDVTLKAPLLGGEVPGANASVKDNVSVAAEIGYDFTDNWALGLTLGYPPTTELKAGGSLKNLGKLGSITYGPAVLTAQYRFTNFGRFQPYLGAGWSYMLVLDSKDKAVSNLNVDDVNGLTLQAGFEYRNNEDMGLFFDVKRLFLEAEATGNAPPAMGGIPVKGEIVLDPFVYSAGVVFYF, from the coding sequence ATGAAAAAAACCCTTAATGCGGTTTGTCTCTCAGGACTATTTTGCTCAGCCTTGCTCCTGATCAGTTCCCCGGCAAGTGCTCAAGAAGGACATTGGTGGCTACGTACCGGCCCCGCCTTTGTTGATTTCAAGAATGACGTCACCTTGAAAGCGCCCTTACTCGGCGGCGAAGTTCCCGGAGCGAATGCCAGTGTCAAAGACAACGTCAGCGTGGCAGCTGAGATTGGATATGACTTCACTGATAACTGGGCTCTAGGTCTCACCCTCGGGTACCCACCCACCACTGAACTGAAGGCGGGGGGCTCGCTCAAGAACTTGGGTAAGCTTGGCAGCATCACTTACGGCCCGGCGGTCCTGACCGCCCAATATCGGTTTACCAACTTCGGCAGATTCCAGCCTTATCTTGGTGCAGGGTGGTCTTACATGCTTGTACTTGATTCCAAAGACAAGGCCGTTAGCAATCTGAATGTCGACGACGTGAACGGACTGACCCTGCAGGCCGGCTTCGAATATCGCAATAACGAAGACATGGGGTTGTTTTTCGACGTCAAGCGACTGTTTTTGGAAGCAGAAGCTACTGGCAACGCCCCTCCAGCCATGGGCGGTATTCCGGTCAAGGGCGAGATTGTCCTGGACCCTTTCGTCTACAGCGCCGGGGTCGTGTTCTACTTCTGA
- a CDS encoding acetyl-CoA C-acetyltransferase — protein MSQAYIVAAVRTAGGRRNGRLSGWHPADLSAQVLNELVSRVDVDPARIDDVIMGCVSQIGEQSNNIARNAIMSSMLPESVPGTSLDRQCGSSQQALHFAAQAVMSGSQDVVIAAGVESMTRVPMFLPSTLPNEHGYGLYVGPAIEERYPGIRFSQFSGAEQMAQKYGLSREDLDGFALRSHQQAARAVEAGAFRNEILPLLVRATGEGNVDHLHQVDEGIRFDATLDSISSVKLLHEGGVITAANASQVCDGASGVMVVNERGLKALGVEPLARIHHMSVLGHDPVIMLEAPIPATQRALEKSGMRIDDIDLYEVNEAFASVPLAWLKALGADASRLNVHGGAIALGHPLGSSGTKLMTTLINALGVHGKRYGLQTMCEGGGMANVTIIERL, from the coding sequence ATGAGCCAAGCGTATATCGTTGCAGCAGTGCGTACCGCGGGAGGACGTCGTAACGGACGCTTGTCCGGTTGGCATCCAGCGGATCTGTCCGCTCAAGTACTCAATGAGTTGGTCTCCAGGGTCGATGTCGACCCGGCACGAATCGATGATGTGATCATGGGATGCGTCAGTCAGATCGGCGAGCAATCCAACAATATCGCTCGTAACGCGATCATGTCCTCGATGCTGCCGGAAAGCGTGCCAGGCACCAGCCTCGACCGCCAATGCGGTTCTTCACAGCAAGCCTTGCACTTTGCCGCCCAAGCCGTGATGTCGGGCAGTCAGGACGTGGTCATAGCTGCCGGTGTCGAGAGCATGACCCGGGTGCCTATGTTCCTGCCCAGTACGTTGCCTAACGAACACGGCTACGGTCTGTACGTCGGCCCAGCGATAGAGGAGCGTTATCCAGGGATACGTTTCAGTCAGTTCAGCGGTGCTGAGCAAATGGCCCAGAAGTATGGCCTGAGCCGTGAGGATCTGGATGGTTTTGCTTTGCGCAGCCATCAGCAAGCGGCACGTGCCGTCGAGGCGGGAGCGTTCCGTAATGAAATCCTGCCGTTATTGGTCCGTGCCACTGGCGAGGGTAACGTTGATCACCTGCACCAGGTAGATGAGGGCATCCGTTTTGACGCAACCCTGGACAGCATCTCCAGCGTCAAACTGTTGCATGAAGGCGGAGTGATTACTGCTGCCAACGCTAGTCAGGTTTGCGATGGCGCGTCCGGAGTCATGGTGGTCAATGAGCGAGGGCTCAAGGCTCTAGGAGTGGAACCCTTGGCCAGGATCCATCACATGAGTGTACTGGGCCATGATCCGGTGATCATGCTCGAGGCGCCCATTCCTGCGACTCAGAGAGCCTTGGAAAAGTCCGGCATGCGGATCGACGACATCGATTTGTACGAGGTCAACGAGGCCTTTGCTTCGGTACCACTGGCCTGGTTGAAAGCACTTGGCGCGGACGCCTCTCGACTCAATGTGCATGGCGGTGCTATCGCCCTGGGCCACCCGCTGGGGTCTTCGGGCACCAAATTGATGACCACCCTGATCAACGCCCTTGGCGTGCATGGCAAGCGATATGGCCTGCAGACCATGTGCGAAGGCGGTGGCATGGCCAACGTCACCATCATCGAGCGGTTGTGA
- a CDS encoding rubredoxin: MKRWQCRYCSFIYDEAAGLPADGIAPGTPLSDVPDDWMCPDCGATKVDFDEI; encoded by the coding sequence ATGAAGCGCTGGCAATGCCGTTACTGCTCATTCATCTACGACGAGGCTGCCGGTCTGCCGGCAGATGGCATCGCTCCCGGAACGCCACTGAGCGATGTGCCGGATGACTGGATGTGTCCTGACTGTGGAGCGACCAAGGTCGATTTCGACGAAATCTGA
- a CDS encoding methyl-accepting chemotaxis protein, producing MRENLHSTLTQIQQGSNDLLLAADAMRNTAQINTDNLQRQNQQVEHTAAAINQMAASVAQVARHANATALSSRDCVDVSKEGQQRLHVTVTDIQVLVTQVLEACLHSEQLTYKAKNIGQALVIIRDIAEQTNLLALNAAIEAARAGDSGRGFAVVADEVRALARRTQASTKDIEQIVEQIQLETQQATRALHNSAEQASQTLVRTTQTSDRLQHFAELSTRINDNNTSIASATEEQAMVSQDIDGNLARIHELTSLSLSQARVTAKAGDSLSDLAGQLREAVIRFTL from the coding sequence ATGCGTGAAAATCTGCACAGCACGCTGACGCAGATCCAGCAAGGCAGCAACGATCTGCTTCTGGCGGCGGATGCAATGCGCAATACGGCGCAAATTAACACCGACAATCTGCAGCGGCAGAACCAGCAGGTCGAGCACACCGCCGCTGCCATCAACCAGATGGCGGCCTCGGTCGCACAGGTCGCCCGACACGCCAATGCCACAGCACTGAGCTCCCGAGATTGCGTCGACGTATCCAAGGAAGGCCAGCAGCGCCTGCACGTGACGGTCACTGATATCCAGGTATTGGTGACACAGGTGCTCGAGGCCTGCCTGCATTCCGAGCAATTGACCTACAAGGCCAAGAATATCGGCCAGGCTCTAGTGATCATTCGAGACATCGCCGAGCAGACCAACCTGCTGGCCTTGAACGCCGCCATCGAGGCCGCACGAGCTGGGGACAGCGGCCGTGGCTTTGCAGTGGTAGCGGACGAAGTTCGAGCTCTGGCTCGGCGAACCCAGGCATCGACCAAGGACATCGAGCAGATTGTCGAACAGATCCAACTAGAAACGCAGCAAGCGACTCGAGCCTTGCACAATAGCGCAGAGCAGGCTAGCCAGACGCTGGTCCGAACCACTCAAACCAGTGACAGACTGCAACATTTTGCAGAGCTCAGCACCAGAATCAACGACAACAACACCAGCATCGCCAGCGCCACCGAAGAACAGGCCATGGTATCGCAAGATATCGACGGTAATCTGGCACGTATTCATGAATTGACCAGTCTCAGCCTGAGCCAGGCCCGTGTGACAGCCAAGGCTGGTGACTCCTTGAGCGATTTGGCAGGCCAGCTACGCGAAGCCGTTATCCGCTTCACGTTATAG